The DNA sequence tcttttcttttttctcttctcttctcttctcttctcttctcttctcttctcttctcttctcttctcttttcttctctttttaatgtttgtttatttttgagagagagcgcaagcaggggaggggcagagagagagggagacgcagaatccgagacaggctccaggccccgagctgtcagcacagagcttgacgcggggcttgaacccacgaaccatgagatcatgacccgagccgaagtcggccgctcagccgactgagccacccaggcgcccctcggtgcTTTCTTAACCCCTGTGCTGGCAGCAACGGGGAAGAGAGCACCCAGTTGGAAGCTGGGGATGGGTGTGCCGGGAGACCTGGCCGTGGGCAGAAAACAGTTTCTTCTCCTGGGAGCAGGGGGTCTGCACTGCAGGCTGACAGCCTGGTCTGTCTGGTGGGGGAAACTTCTGGAAGACCACCGGGTCTTGCCGGTATTCCTGCGCTCCTGGTGATAGGGTATAATCGTTGAGCACTTGGCCACACAGCCTTGGAGTCGGCCTTGCTGGGTCCTGGCTCCACGTCTAATGAGATCTCGGTCTTAGGAGACCTTGGGCGGGTCTCCTCTCCtgaagccttggtttcctcatctatgaaatggggagaGTGACCGGGTCCGCCCTGTGGAGTCGTGTGAAGGAACTGCTGCCAGTAGTGGTGAGCGCACAGTAAAGTCTGGCCCGGGGTCCAGGTGTCGCTGCGGTCACTGGCTTGCCAGCCGTGTAGGATGGAGGGTAGTGGTGGCGAGTTTGGCATTAGCCTTCAACCTCTGCTGCTGGCCGGCTGGGTGCCGGGGCCAGCTCGGGGTGCTTTGGTAgccgggtggggctggggctggcccgGGTTGTTGGGGGCCGTTGGTCTGACACCCCTCTCCCCGTCCCCACTCCCTGCTTTGTTTGGTAGGCATACGCTGACTACATCGGGTTCATCCTGACCCTCAACGAAGGTGTGAAGGGGAAGAAGCTGACCTTCGAGTACAAAGTCTCTGAGGTAGGCACAAGCAGGGAGCCTCTCCCAAAACAGCCCATAGAGTTGTGTGCTCGCTGCCCACAGCGGGCCAGGGCAGAAAATGAGATCGTCCAAGCACACGTGCGGGTTGGCGTTTTGGTGTCTGTATGGCCaatcttttctgttctgttttgttcaatCTGTGAATTGACGTATGTTTATAAAAATGGGATCAAGCTAAACATGCCGCTTGATAGCCTGCATTTTTGCTAACTGGTGTTTTTacgtaactttttaaatttaaaaaagatcgCGAATGAAGGAAGCGAGCTCACTTCTGTTAGCGAAAGGGCCACTAACAGAAGCGTATTAACAGCGAGCTGACCCCCGCCTACGTTCCGTCTCCTGCCCAACTTCCCGGGGCAGCCCTGGGCACGGTTCGGGGAATGTCACCCAGACCTGCCCTCTGAGctccccctgtccctctgccacCATGGAAATGGCTGCCTCATCGAGCCGGCCCTCGTCTGCTTAAACAGCCCCTAACTGTGGACTTCTAGGTTGTGTCCCTAAATGTCTCTGCTCTGAATGTCTCTGCTCTGAACATCTCTGCGTATAGATCTGTGGGCGCTCTTCCCTGAGGAACCCTTCCGGAAGTGGGGATGTTGAGTGGAGGGTGCACACGGCAGGGTGGGTGCTCTCTGGCTGCTGTTTCGGAGACAGGGTGTTCGTGAAGAGAGGCCGAGAGctgcggggaggggcggggcctgcagGCTGTTGGCTCTTGCCGGATGCCGTCTCCCACGGCCGGGCCCCAGGCCTCCAGTGGCCTCTTCAGTTCCTATCCCAGTTGGCCCATAGTCACCTTGAGACTCTTATCTCAGACACCAGGGTGCAAGTGGCCTCTCAGTGTCCCACCCTGTTGGGCCAGGCCTGGCTCTGTCACGACCGGGTCTCTCCACCTGTCCCGAGGCTGGCATTGCCCCGCTGGCCCTCACACCCTGCCCCGTGAGAGCTGCCCCTTCCTGGGCCGTAACTGGCTGCTGGGTGGCTGAGGTCTCGTTCTGTGACTGGAGGGGAGCCAGGCCTGTGCTGGGAATAGACAGCCTTCTCCTGGGAGCTGGCCCACTAGTGATTTCGTGGGTTGGGAGAGAGTGGGCTCGTCCTTGAGCCTGTGGTGAGGGAAGCTGGGCTGGGCTCAGTGGGCGGGAAGTATGGTGGAGGAAGTCTAATTACAGGGGGATGTTCTAATTACCCTGGCAGGTCCTGAGCTGCCAAATCCCCCTCAGGTCCCATAATTGCCCCTGACACTTTGATGGTAGACTCCATGCCAGCCAGGTGTTGTCCTGGCTCAGGAGCTGTTCTTGTGGCGGGATCACAGCGTGCTTTAAGTGCTCGGGCTCTGGAGGCAAGCCGACTGGGTTTTGATAACCTCTCCCTTCCGAGCTGAGTGGCTTTGTCCCTCTCACGCTCTCACTCTTCATCTGTAGGCGCAGGAGCCAGCAGACCTAGTCGTGGCCCCTGGGGGAGATTCACTGAGCTCTTCCTCGTAGGGTTGTTGGTATAGTGCTCGGTGCGTATTGCACACAGGGGGTGACATTGTCATCGTGAGGTCTTATCACTAGCTGTTTCTCAGGTCTGAGTTCTAGGAGTGATGTTATTGCTTCATTTGGAGGCTCTTCCTGAGCTGGGTGGGGTTCATCTCAGTGCCGGGGTCGTGGGCTGCCTCTCATGTGCTGGGCAGAGGTGACTAGtttggcctccaggggcctcccGGCTCCTGTCCTCAGCTGTTAGGCATTGGAAGGAGCGGCTCACGGCATGTGGTCTCAGCCCACAGAGGGGGGCCGAGGGCCACGGGCTGCTCGGGGCTCCTACTTCCTCCCATTCCTGCTTCCTGCTGCCGCTGCCGGGATGgcagctggggagagggcagCACGGCCTTGGGTGTCGGGGCctccagaccagcagcagcagaggGAACAAGCAAGGGCGGTGTAGTGAGGCTGTCTAGACCAGCATTTGGAAGGCTTTCGTTAAGTTTGAGATTCTATCTGTCCTAATCTTTGGGGGTTCAGGTGtttgatttttgtaaaatgtgaGTAGATAAGAGGCTTGGTTTTGCTGCTGTTTGGTTGGATTTTTAAGTTGgaggcaaagaagaagaagaaaaaaaaaaccctggcaGGTAACGTTTGGGAGAAAATTTTACTGGTCCGTGAAATCCAAGAGGAAGCATTGGTTTAGGGAAACGGAGGGTAGCTCAAATGGTTGTTTGTCCTTCCTGGGGGCTCCGgcccacagcaccccccccccaccttcagcCCCTCTGTCTCAGTCAGACAATAGAGGCAGCCCCTGTGTTCTGAAAGCCCTCTCCGGGAGGAGCTAGGAGCCTTTTAATTATTCATCGCCCCAGCCGAGCCAGCAGCTGGGGCCTGGCTTCCGCAGCCTCCCAGCGCCTTCTTTATCCCCTTCAGTGCCTTGCCCACCACGGAGATCACCAGGGAGTTGGCCAGGCTGGTGCTTCCCTGGGGCCAGGATTACTGAGCCGTCACTCCTAAGTCCCAGTTGCTGCGTGGGGTCAGGCTTGCTCTGGCCTTATCGGTTCCTGGTGACCTGGTTCTTCGCAAAGCTGGCTTTGGCAGTGCTTTCTGTCACATTTCAGCTGGGCAGCTTTAGTCACCCTGGCCCTCTGCCTCGGCCAGGTCTACAGGGACCTTCTCCTCTTGCAGGTAACTTTTACTCTCCTGCACCGCCAAGCATAGAGAAAGGGAGGTGAGGGATGGCAGCAGTCAGGCCAAGGTCATGTTGCACAACGCCAGGGGGCGCCGTTGCCGTGGACCGCAGTGTCTTTTGTGCCCCTGGAACTGTGGGCGGggagggtgcagggtgggggcgcTGGCTGACATGTATTCTGTTGGCTCAaatccactcccccccccccccccagctctcagACTGTTCCTCTGCAGGGCCTTGCAACGCAGCAGTGGACCTGACCGTGCCTCGCCTTCCTCCTCACAGCTTCTCATGTGGGTCCCACCCTGGTAGCTCGTAGTATCAGGGGTTCCTGTGTGTGCCTAGTGGACGCAGGCAAGACCCGCTTCTTGGCAAGGTCTGCTTTCCCAGGGCTGTCCACCTCTGCACACGCTCTGCCCTTGTGCCCTCTGCTAGCCTTTTGTCGTGGCCTATTTACTTACTCATTTCTTGATTTTGCAAGCCACAGGCAAGAAGGAGCCCTTTTCTCGCTAGCCCTCCCAGACCTCTGTCTCGGATAGCCTCACCTGGTTTCCTCATTGAGTAACATCGTGTGTGCTAACGCTGCCCTGGCCTGCGGCACCGATTCCACGCCTCGGTTCCTGCCTGCTGTGGGAAAGGTGTAGGGCGATGGGCTCCCAGACACCGCAGCCCCACAAAGCATCACACAGACTCGGCCCTACAAAGCCTCACAGGGGTTTGTACCTATGACCCGGCAGGTCCACAGAGTGGGAGTTAGCAGATTGTTGATGGGAGTGAGCGTATATTTGGAAATAACCCAAGCATTTAGCAGTGAGGGATTTGGTAAAAAATTACAGCACGTTGGCGCAGTGAAATGCTATTCGCGTATTAAAGGCTATTGTAAGATTGAATTTACGTGTTGAGGTGGAACGAGGCTCATGAGGCACTTGACAAGGCTACAAGGCAGTGCGTGTCCCATgacctgtgttttatttttcttttttatgaagaCTGGCAgatctctttgtgtgtgtgtgtgtgtgtgtgtgtgtgtgtgtgtgtgtgtgtgtgagacctGTGTTTTGGAGCCTGTGTGTGTATAAACGTATGCCGCGGCCCCCGCCCGGCACTGGCAGCCTCTGGATTGCGGTGTGGTCCCGTCCCAACCTTAGGAGGTGTTTATCATCACGCCCATTTCCGAGGTGACGAAACAGCTTTGATGTCTACAGAGTTGTCAGATTGCTGTGTTCTGCACCAGAGACTAATCCCATATTGCATGGCAGCATCGTTtcacttaaacaaacaaacaaacaaacaaaaaacccaaacacaggCTCTGAGAATTCAAGCCACTTTCTCAGTGTCTTGCAGCCCCTGATGGCGTTTTCAGgcggatttgaatccaggtctgtcgGCCTTTAAATCCTTTCCACGAGAAACAGTAGAAAACactataaaaagaaagacaaaattggAGACTGCGTTAAAATGTGAATAGCATTTATTCCCGGGTAGCGGGGTTTGTCCTCTTGCTTTGACATGCCTGTTTTCTGTGACGAGTTGGTGTCGTGTACCCAACAGGAGACCCCAGTACAAGGTACTGAAGAAGATCAGGACTGGGGTTCTTGCTTATCCAGCAACTTCTTCTTGATAGGCTGGCTCTAGGAGACCAGGTGGTGAAGCCACTCCTGTCCCTTCAGCCACGTGCTGGTCCCTTTCTGTCAAGTTCACTGTGCGCCCCGGCCCCTCCTTCATATTCAGCGTGGTCGAGAAGAAAGGGGGACAGCCAGGAGAATGCCACTTAATGCCATGCCTAGGGGTCATTGTCCCCTGGCAGTTGGGACTTCGCTCTGTGGCTCTAGCTGGAGGCCACTAGCGATTGTGGCTTGGCCCCCTCTATTTTGTCCATTACAGGCCATTGAGAAGCTGGTCGCCCTTCTCAACACGCTGGACAGGTGGATCGATGAGACCCCTCCGGTGGACCAGCCCTCTCGATTTGGGAACAAGGCCTACAGGACCTGGTATGCCAAACTCGACGAGGTGAGGCTGCCCCGGGACATGCTTGGGGGCTGGGCTAGGCGTGTGGGAGACTTCGGGCGTCTCAAAATCACTGGGGAGTTTGTTAAACAGCAATTCCATTTGCCAAAAATACGAACGCATTTACCCTGTACCCCGGCCGTCTTCTGGGAATCGCTGCCGTGGAGGCCCGTTCCTCAGCACAGTGCTGGTAATCAGGTCCGCGTTTGCATCAGCAATAGATTCCAATGTCCCAGGTGTCCGTGTGCAGGGCATCAGTTGAATAAGCTTGTAGATCCACCCTGGAGTACTACGCGGCTCTGAGAAAGACGAGGAGGCTGACTCGGGAGCTCAGGGGAAGGTGCTCTGGGATTTGTTGTTCCGTTGAAGAGGAGTCTGGGCTCTGACACGCGGTGAGCTACTTTTTGGCAGgaaagagacacatgaaaagacatgtTTGTGTTGCTCAGTttgcataaagaaactcactggaAGGATGCACAAGAGGCTAATAAAGCTGTGGTTTCTCTGAAggcaggggagagtggggagggggacagaaacTTCTCAGTGCATCCCTTTTATAATGCGTTTGTTTTTGAATCGTGTAATGGTGATACCTGtttaaagcaagcaaaaaaataaaatgcaggatcCTGGGCCCTGCCCTTGGAAAAACAGTCTTTAGGGTAGAGACCAGGAAGCCAGATTTTCCACAGGTCCCCAGGAGATTTTCGGGTGTCCATAGACTGAACTTAGAGAAACTTGGGTCCTGATTTGTCTGGCTCAGTGTTTTTGCCTGGAGCAGAGGGGAGTCCCAAGGACCCAACAAAATACCGTCCCTGCCTAAGAGCAGCTTGGGGCTGCCTCTGGACTCTAAGAGGGCacgtggtctttttttttttaagattgtgtgGAGTTACTGGCTTAAAGGAAGTTTAACACATCAGAGCTGTATAGCTTGAtggatctttcttccttccttcctttcttcctttctttctttcctttcttttctttctattctttcttttctttcatagaaGTTTATTGACTACACCGCCAGGGAGCggcaggcaggacagcagaggagaggctgtctgcaaCCTCGATAGAGCTTACCCTACGTTTTTACGCTTGCACCTGCCACCTGTATCAAGCGATAAAACATTCCAGCCTTCTAGCAGGGTCCTTATGCCTCCTTGAGTTGATATCCCCCAAACTCCTCTGATTTCTGTCCCATAGACCagttttacctgtttttgaaCTGCCGACAGACATGACTTCTTTTGCTCAGTGTCACGTCTCTGAGATGCACCCGTGTTGTGCGGAGCAGTGGCTCTTTTCCGCTGCGGTGTGGTGCCCATCACATAACCAGCCCACAATCTGTTGCTGATGGACTCTGCAGTTGAGGGCTGTTCCCACATTTGGGCTACGGTAAATGATACTGCCGTGACCATTCTCGCACGCGTGTTTTGGTGGACGTGTGGCACACAtcctccctgccctggggacGTCAGTGACTTACCAGCTTGGGGCAGGGGGTTGGATGGCTTCTTTTCCATTCCCTCCTATCTTGTCCTAGACCCTTGTCCCTCGGAGGAAGGCTCAGCAGGCTAAAAGCCGCCCCAGGTCGTCTCTCTGTAGCGTGAGAGGTATCAGAGGAaatgtctccctcctcctctttctgcagCCAGTCAGAGCAGGGAGCCAGGCCGGCGTGGCGTGGCCAGCCGGGCCCCAGCCAAATGCTGCCCCTGGGTGCCTGCCCACCGGGATGCTGCCTAATCTGCTGCCACCACTTTGTGTCTCTTGTGTTATCAGGAAGCAGAAAACTTGGTGGCCACGGTGGTCCCCACCCATCTGGCAGCTGCCGTGCCCGAGGTGGCCGTTTACCTAAAGGAGTCCGTGGGGAACTCCACGCGCATCGACTATGGCACAGGTACCCGCCACTCCGTGTTTCCTTGGCTTCGCTGCGGCCTCTTCTTGGGCTGCTTCCTTCGTGCCCTGGCTCCTTTCGGGGCCCTCTGAGCAGGCCGCCTTTCAGGGCCAGCTGGGTGCAGCGCCCCGGGTCGCGGCGCAGGGAGGCCCGGGGTTCCCTCCGCGGCTCTGTCGTGGTCCACCAGGGGGCGCTGCTGCCCCGTGCATGGTGTCTGTGTGCGGCCTCGGTTCTCTTCTTTGTAAAGCCGAGCTCTGTGAGCTCATCGCCATcgcaaaataatttattgagtgcttactatatctCAAGGCAACCCCTCCCCAGGCCCTCGCGAAATGAAGGAGCTCAGTAGCCTTTGGCAGCATCACGGCACGCCCTCTCCCCGGCCCCGCGTCTGCGTTGAGTTCTCCGGGAGAGGCAGGCCCCTCAGGAGGGAAGCGTTGTCTGGGTGGGGGTAACTGAGGAGGACTCCGCTTCGGTAGGCCCAGCTTTCTGACCTGACCCGAAGCAGCAAGTCCGAGAGCGGCTGCTCTTTTGGGCCTTCCCCTTGCCTGCAGCTCGGGTTCTCCAGGAGGAGCACAGGCCGTAGAGGCAGGCCGGGAGAAGGGCCCCCTTGGACCTGGGTCACGGGGAGGTTTTGTCTTCTGCTCCCCTGTTGCCGGGGAGCAGGTTTATCAAGTGTTGGGGGACTTGCGCGGGTAGGGCTCTGACTCAGAACAACAGGGAAGAACCTGAGGGGAGACTGGCCAGGTCAGAAGTGGGGAGGTTTCTTCCGTTCTCAGGGGTGCGAGAGCCCCTGAGTAGGGTTGCTGAGACTCTGGCGGGTGGAGATGGGAAAGCCTGCAGGCGAGAGAAACCGCTCACAAGCTTCCCAGGCCCTGAAGGCACCTTCATTCTACAGAGATGGGACGGGAGGTCGCTGAAacattctctccctgcctccctccaaaTAGATACTTTTTGGTAACACTATGAACCGTGGCATTCAGTCCGGAATCCAGTCAGTGGTTTCTGTAGTACTGCCCAGTCCTATTTGACATGACTGGGAAAGGAAGGGGGTGCCTTTTGACCCTGTGATGTGACCGTGCGTTCCCTGCCTGGAAGCCTTCAGTGGCTCCCGTTGCTCTTAGGATAAAGTCTGAGCTTTTTACTGTGGCAGCGAAAGCCTATCTGATCGCCAGCCTCATCTTGTTACACTTTCTCCCTTGCCCTCTCTGCTTTAGCCACACTGGCTGCCTTAGCGTTCTTCgaacataccttttttttttttttttttttgcctcaggacctttgcacatgctgtttcttcTCAGATTGCTCTTCTTGCTTCCCTCACACCCAGTGCCTTGCCAACTCTTATTCATCTTTCAGATTCACTTTTACTTCCTTGGGGAAACCTTCTTTGAACCCTTATGTCAGGATTCCCCTGTGATATCCTCCAATTATCACTCCATCCTCCTTCAGAGCTAGAATTATAGAAGTGATCATCTATTTAATGTTTGTCATCCTGATAGATCATAAACTGTCAAACAAGGGCATGGACTTAAGTCTCCCTAGTGCCTGATATGGACAGTGGCTGCCATCGTAGTAGGTGCTCGGTAGAGAGCACAGAATTGATGAGTgagttaaacaaaataaaatgcaagtgtCTGTTTAAGAAGTCCTCAGCCTCGGCCCATTAGGAATAGAATTACATTAGTGGTAGCTCTCAAGAGGGTCTGGGTCTTTCTAGAAAGGGAGGTGGCCCCATTATCTCCATGGTGACCTCCGTCCGCAGGGGGCAGGTATCAGCGGTTTGCACTCTGGTGAGATCAAGAACAGTCCCACTCGTTTCTCTGGAAGCCTGTCGACCTCAGCTGGTTTTTCTCCCCCAGGACATGAAGCAGCCTTTGctgctttcctctgctgcctctgCAAGATTGGGGTGCTCCGGGTAGACGACCAAATAGCTATTGTCTTCAAGGTGTTCAATCGGTGAGTGagaggaggggcagtgggggtCTCTTTCCTCCTTGTCACTGTCACACTGAGGACAGGGTGCTGGAGGGCTCTCCTGAGCGCCTGTTTCTTCTTTCGGCCCGTCCTCATCAAGCCCTGGCTGTGGATGGGGCACCCAAGACAGAAGGACTGACAGGTTCAGTTTCAAGGAAGAACAAGGGGAGGAGATGTCACGTACCGACTGCTAATGCTTCCGTGGCTCTGCCATGCAGCTCCCTCCCTTGATCTCCCCAGCAGCCTTCGTTTCTGTTTTATAGACgaagaaacagaggcccagagaaatcaGCTGTCTTCTGATCactgaggccacacagccagcTGAACCCAGGCAGTGGgactctgacccccccccccaaccccacccccgaAACCCCCTACCCGGCAGCACAGGTGTGGTATGGTCACCGGAGCGCTCTGACAGTGCCTGTTCTGGGCCCCCCTCTGGCGATGCTGATGCCAGAGCTCCCCAGATGCCAGAACTGACACAGCCCCTGAGAACAGGGAGGGTGGGAGCCGAAAGGCCCCAGGAGATGATCTGCTTTGTCTCCCGGCCACTTTCCTACAGGCAGGCCAGAGTTGGAGAGCCTGAGGCTCCTGCCCAGGGTGTCACGTTGTCAGGAGTCGATGGTGCTAAAACCCCCTTCCCTGGGCCAAAAGAAGGCTGAACgtgggagaagaaaataaagccacATTATTTTGAGAGTACCAGCTGATGCATAACTTATGCGTGTGGATTTTAATTGAAATAGAGACCAGTTACGCTCTCAGGTGGCTATTTCTGGCCTCCATGAGCTCCCAGTGGCAGAAGGCTTGAGGCCGGCTTTTTACTTTGTGCTGCCTCTTTTTTCACCTCCCTCTTGCGCAGGTACCTCGAGGTTATGCGGAAACTCCAGAAAACGTACAGGATGGAGCCAGCCGGCAGCCAGGGAGTGTGGGGCCTGGACGACTTTCAGTTCCTGCCTTTCATCTGGGGCAGCTCACAGTTGATAGGTACTGGAGAGGGGGCGCCTACCCCTCCGCCCCCCAGGGTGcgttctctgtccccccctcctcccctccttacTTCCGCTCCGGGCAGACGGTGACAGCTTGTAAAGCAGGCATTAGACCGGCTATTGACGGAGGCTGTTTGCTGTCGACCTTCTGCTGCGAGCCGGTGAGGCAGGCTCGGGAAGGCGGAGGCAGAGTGTGCCGAGATAATGGAAAGTGACACGGCTGGAGCGAGGGCGCTCGCCTGGCGCGTAATGGGCTGGTGTGAAACGCGCCCCAGCTCCTGGCAGCAGCTGCGGGGTTTTATGTTGAAAACGAGGGGCTCTTTTGACTCGGTGACTGGCGTCATCCACTGTTATTATCGAGCTGTGTGCCAGGGGGCCCGGCAGGGAGCGGCCACCAAGTGCTGGGCAGTGAGCCGCTTCCGGCGGGCGCGGTGTAGCGGTTCCCCCCACTCTGAAACTGCTTTCCAGGCTCGGGCGGCGCATTGGGATCTGCAGCGGGTGAGGGTCGGGTGGTAACTTCCGCTTTGACGTAGGATTAACTGCCTACAGAATAGTATTAATAAATGACCCTTGGTGAATATTTTGCTCTGTGCCGGCACTGCTCTAAGCATGTTGGGTAGATTATCTCCCAGAACCTTCTCAACGACGCTGGGAAGGGTCTTTGCCAGCACGAGACCAGCCACCTTTGACTAACACTTCACCTGTACGGGCACCATGGCGAGTGATCCCCGATCAGGTAGTGAGAGGGAGGTGCCGTTCATGTCCCCACCGCACGGATGAGGAAACGGAGCCTCGGAGGGCTGTAGTCACTGGTTCAAGGTCACGTAGCTAGAAAAAGGCAGAGCCAAAGCTCGTTCACTAGGATACACACACAGGTCCTTCATTGCTCCCACAAGGTCAAGTGTTGGCACGTGGGCAGGACCGTGGCCCCGGGGTGGGTGTGGAGTGCCCTGGGCTGAGGTGCTCCGTGGTGGGAGTGCCTGCTTCTGAACCCCGGGGCTCTTTGCCATTCCCAGACCACCCGTATTTGGAGCCCAGGCACTTCGTGGACGAGAAGGCCGTGAACGAGAACCACAAGGACTACATGTTCCTGGAGTGTATCCTGTTTATTACTgaggtgaggggagggggtgagggagaagcCCCGTGGCAACGTCCTGGCCGAGAGGAACCTGAGGCTGGTGGCTTTGGGGTGAGACAGAGGAGCCAGGGCCCTCGCCTGGAGACAGCAGGGTTGGCCCCAGAAGGTGGGTTGTTGGAAAGGAAGCCGCACTAGGCCTCTGCAAGGTTGTAAGCCCGCTTTTGACCGTCCAGGATCTCGTCCCCCAAATCAGTGGTCTGGGGTTACTCCTGAACCCCATGGAACTTTTGAGCTGTGGGACTGAGACGCAGTCACTAGCTGGACTTGGTGACCCGTGCGGCAGGTCTgaaggggtgggtggggcccACGAGGCCTGTCCAGCCACGTGCACGGGATGTGTGTGGGGTGAAGCCGTTGCAGGAGTTGGAGAGACTCATGTGGACAGCAGGCTAGATTTCTGGGGACACATCTGTGTCGGTACCTGGGGACATGGGCCAGATGTAGTGCCGGAGGTGAACCAAGACGGCCTGGACCCCTAGCCCGCCTGGCAGGGGGTGTTTAACTGGGCGCTGTTGCCCGCCGAGGCAAGGTCTCCCATTTCCTCCAGATCACCCGGGGAACTTGTTAAAACGCACGTTCCTGGGCCCAACCCCAGCTTTCTGAGTCAAGAATTTTGGGAGACAAGAACCAGGAACCCGTATTTAAATACACCTGCCAGGTGACTTTGCATGGAATTTGGGGACTCACTGCTCTTAGGGCCTTTCTCTCAGGAATTGTCAGGGCCTTCAGTCCTCCCTGCTGCATACCTGTCCCCCTCACCCCGGAAACTTTCAAAGGGCGCCCTGATTCTGCTGTCCGGAGAGGGTCTTGCCACTGTCCTCTCTTCCAACGCCCACATGCACCTCTGGCCCCAGTGATGCCCCTGGCACGACTGTGGTCTCCTCCCCACTGAGGCTGCTCTCTCGGCTCCTGTTCTGAGCCCCCTGAGCCCCCTGAACGGAGGAGAAGCCTGGTTAAGCAGCCGTAGCCCCAGGCTCCTCATGGTCAGCGTTCGGCTCAGGCCTCTGCCAAACTGCAGAGGCCAGAGGGGAATGACACGTTTTTCCAAGTCAGCAAATGGAGCTGGAACTGACGGCTGGGCGGCCACCGCTCCAGTCTCAGATCTGCTGCCTTCAGCAGTGTGGCAGGCCCAAGGTCGGAAGGACTCGGGGCAGCCTGGCTCATTGCCTCACGAGCCAGTCACGTGCTGCCCTTTCCAGAGTGGGATGTGAGGGTCTGGGGAGCCCTGGGAGAccccaggaggagcaggaggagcaggGTAGAGAGAAGGGGTGCGTGTTCTAGGCTGAGCCCTGCTCTGCTCACTTGGGGGTAAAAGACTAAGCTGTTCTGGCTCCCTCTGGTGGCTGGCCAAACCCCGGGGTCCCTGTCAGTGACTCGCAAGGAAGAAGGTCGGGCCGGGCCTCGGGGAATATGGGAATTGATTCCAGGTtcaacttttgtatttttatttggttggttggttacTCTGGTATAAAAACCCAAAAGCTTTCCTGAAGTTTGGGATGCGGTTCCTCTGCTGGAGAAAATCCTACAGCGGCCACTAGGTGGCACTAACGGCACATTGAACTTTGAGGAGGTTTTCGTAACTTCCTTGGCTGAGAGGCAGACCCTAGAGTTTTTGCTTGTTCTGCACCCTCTCCGCAAGGCCTGGTTTTCACTTTGGGTCTAGGTGCTGGGGCATGGTGGTAAACACTGACTGCTGGCAGGGCTGAGGGCTCCCTTCCGTCCCCCTGGCCAAGCGGAGACCTGGCTGGTGTGGTTGCTGATGCGGCTGCGCCGGGCCAGTTCTCCGGAGCTCTGGTCTGGGCTacgcccaccccccccctcccaccccccccccactccccttccaCCTCACACCAGTGTGTCCTGTTGCTGGTCCGTGAATGagtggcctggcctggc is a window from the Felis catus isolate Fca126 chromosome D4, F.catus_Fca126_mat1.0, whole genome shotgun sequence genome containing:
- the PTPA gene encoding serine/threonine-protein phosphatase 2A activator — translated: MLRDRVKDDSRPVLSSLQKALSAWWSRGKEGSAGVKGKRGLQVSGPAPGGRKMAEGERQPPPDSSEDAPPATQNFIIPKKEIHTVPDMGKWKRSQAYADYIGFILTLNEGVKGKKLTFEYKVSEAIEKLVALLNTLDRWIDETPPVDQPSRFGNKAYRTWYAKLDEEAENLVATVVPTHLAAAVPEVAVYLKESVGNSTRIDYGTGHEAAFAAFLCCLCKIGVLRVDDQIAIVFKVFNRYLEVMRKLQKTYRMEPAGSQGVWGLDDFQFLPFIWGSSQLIDHPYLEPRHFVDEKAVNENHKDYMFLECILFITEMKTGPFAEHSNQLWNISAVPSWSKVNQGLIRMYKAECLEKFPVIQHFKFGSLLPIHPVTSC